The Montipora foliosa isolate CH-2021 chromosome 6, ASM3666993v2, whole genome shotgun sequence genome includes the window CCGCTCATTGTCCTCGCTCACAACTTTCAAGGCTATGATGGCTACTTCATCATTGACGCAATGAGACAAAGGGGATATGGTTTTAAACAAGTCAGGAATGGAGGCAAGATTTTAGAACTTTCCTTTGCCAATGACAGCATCAAATTCATTGACAGTCTCTCATTTTTCCAAATGCCATTAAGAAATTTCCCAAAGACATTTGGTTTAACCGAATTAGCCAAAGGCTTCTTCCCGCATCTCTTCAACACCCCACAGAACCAAGAGTATGTTGGCCCATTACCGCCCAAAGAAGACTATCTGCCAGAAACCATGCCTGTCAAAGAACACGACAAATTCCAAGCATGGTATGAAAAACAACAAAGCAACAAAACCATATTCAACTTCAAACAAGAGTTTGTCACTTATTGCAAATCTGACGTTCATCTATTGCAGCAAGGCTGCCTCAACATGGATTTCGATTTATCACCATGGGAAATTCCCTGGGAAAGTCAACAAAATCCACCCAACGCCGCATCACAAGTTGGAAGCGGACTTCCCGCGCGCGGTAACATTTCATTTCACACCCAGCAAGTCATCCATAGAAAAAGCGAAAAACTTGGTGTGCAAGAAGATGTTTATCAATTACGATTACAACAAGAAGGTCAGTTTCAACCCCATCAAAATTTAGAAGATTCCATTACCCATGCCTTACGAGCAGCTTTAGAGTCCTTATTACACAAAGATCAAATACATGATCAAGATTACGTGTTTGTAAATCTGCAGGCTCAAAATAACCCTAAAGCAATGACTGCTTGGAAATTAAAAGCTCAAGAGTGGCGTGGAAACACAGGTCGAGCCCAAGCATTACTCTCTTCATTGGTGcgaaaattaaattccagcgaaaaatttcgAAGTAATCAAGGCTTTAATTTATCATTTGTCCATGCAAGAAGTAGACGAGCTGGATCAGGCAAACATCAACGCTTCTTACCAGGTCACCACGCTAAACAACAACTCCGAAATTTGAAATGTGTTATCAAAATGCCTGAAGATGACAGTAACTTATGTTGTGCTCGCGCCATCGTCACAGCCATCAACATAATGCAAGCAGGAGACGATCGCACAGAACGAAGAAAATGGACGGAACAAGGGCGCGGCAAAAAAAGACGCGACGAAGCTGCTCGATTGCTCTTAAAAGAAACGGACCTTGAAAGCATGCCATGTGGTCCGGATCAATTGGAACTTTTCGCTAAATCTCCTACCCTTTGGAATTATTACGGCATCATTGTAGTCGATGCAACCCGAGCATATGTGCGCTTTGTCTATGGAGAAGGAACTGCTGGCTTCGGTTACATCTGTCTTCTCTATGATGACCACCATTATGATGCCATTACTTCCCTGCCCGCCTTTTTTGGAAAATCCTATTTCTGCTACAAGTGTTTTTACCCCTACAATGATCTAGGTCGGCATCGATGTAAGAAGAACTGAGCCAAACATTGCAGTTCCTGTCTCCAAAATGGATGCGAGGGACATGCTGTTGCCTTTCGAAAGTACGAATCTCATTCACATCTCTGTGGCATATGCAATCAACGCTTCTATGGTTTGCAATGTTTGGAGAACCATCGCCAATTCACTTCACCTTATGGATATGTAAGGTAATGTTGCATCTGAAAAAAAACCTTGTGTATGCCAAACACGTCACAAGTGCAAACAATGCCAAAAATACCTTATTGGAAGCAAAGAGATTATGAAACACAAATGCGGAATTGCTGAATGTCGATGCTGCAAACAAGATGTACCTATAGCAACCCACAAATGCTATCTTCAAGTAGCTTTCGTCAaagcaaagaagaaaaagaagaaagaaagcgaTGAAGACAATGACGTTCCCCCCAAACTCATTTTCTTCCACATCGAGTCCACTCAGTGTGGTGACCACCATGAAGCAATCTCATCGTCGCCTGTGATGAAACCACCAAAGAACCGGATGACATGTTCGTATGGTATGGCAAAGAATGTGTAACAGATTTCATATCTTTTCTGAAATACGTTAATGAAGAAGGAGATCAACCGCTCATTGTCCTCGCTCACAACTTTCAAGGCTATGATGGCTACTTCATCATTGATGCAATGAGACAAAGGGGATATGGTTTTAAACAAGTCAGGAATGGAGGCAAGATTTTAGAACTTTCCTTTGCCAATGACAGCATCAAATTCATTGACAGTCTCTCATTTTTCCAAATG containing:
- the LOC138008671 gene encoding uncharacterized protein → MRQRGYGFKQVRNGGKILELSFANDSIKFIDSLSFFQMPLRNFPKTFGLTELAKGFFPHLFNTPQNQEYVGPLPPKEDYLPETMPVKEHDKFQAWYEKQQSNKTIFNFKQEFVTYCKSDVHLLQQGCLNMDFDLSPWEIPWESQQNPPNAASQVGSGLPARGNISFHTQQVIHRKSEKLGVQEDVYQLRLQQEGQFQPHQNLEDSITHALRAALESLLHKDQIHDQDYVFVNLQAQNNPKAMTAWKLKAQEWRGNTGRAQALLSSLVRKLNSSEKFRSNQGFNLSFVHARSRRAGSGKHQRFLPGHHAKQQLRNLKCVIKMPEDDSNLCCARAIVTAINIMQAGDDRTERRKWTEQGRGKKRRDEAARLLLKETDLESMPCGPDQLELFAKSPTLWNYYGIIVVDATRAYVRFVYGEGTAGFGYICLLYDDHHYDAITSLPAFFGKSYFCYKCFYPYNDLGRHRCKKN